CAGCCTTACAATTTTTACCTCTATGAAACAAGACCCTTTACAAGGGTTTCGAGACGCTAACATGCGCATGGATGTATGTGGTGTTTCCAGGACCGATGGCACGGAAAGAAGCCACAGATCAGGATAGCCACATCTCTATACTTTAGCGTCCAAGCCATTATACCAAGAAGAACTCTGTTTATCTCCCAGAATTGGTAATGGACGCATTTACCCCTCCCCTTTTAaaaattaaccaaaaaaaaaaaaaacccctaaaaatacaaaataaataaataaataaacctcattttttttctttaccatTTGGGTTGAAAGAGTGCTCAGACAGCCAAGGGTTTGTCTTCAACTGCTAGATCAGAAACTCTAGTCCACATTAAGCTCTCATCACTGCACTTTTCTCAACAAAAACCCACtattaaatatatacataaaaGAATGGCAGATATGTAAAAATGGAGAAAACAAAGCCCTAAAGAATATGATAGAACGGGGAAGGAGAGGCGGAGAAAATCCAAGATGAGATGCCCTGCTAGGGATGAAAGTAGATGGGCAGTCGCTCTTATAAATAGTATATTCTAAACGTTGGACTTTTGTGAGTTCACCACCGTTTATAAAATGACGGTGACTCTTCAAACATACACATGGCATGGTTATACAATAGCCCAGACGGTCGAGATCGCTGAATTAATCGATGATGGTGCCCGATCCAGAAATGACACTGAGAATTAGACCACTCGTTATCtaactttaaaccatccattttatagggtGAAAATTGATAGTTACAATTGCTTGATCGGTTTCCTTTTTATGCATATGACCCATGTCCCAcgatgtggatggtctggatgggcCGTAAATGAGGGCCATATGTGAGTATGATGGGCAAATACTGCTTCCAAAACTGTGGTGAACTATCACAATATTTGGTGACTTCAAATAGATTGCTGGAGTTAGGGTTTCGGGAAGTTGCCTAACTCAGGTCACCTCtttagatttagggttagggttagaggATATGGTATTCAGTTATCGTGGAGGCACCAAATTTTTGGGCTTCCGCTTCTGTACCGTACATATGGCCCACTTACATcacgatctgaaccattcattcatcgaGAACGATCATGGATGGTTTATAGACGAATATTCAGAAAAAGGAAGGGAAAGGATCTGATACAACTAGCTGTTTTATAACCATACCATTCAAGGTGGGACGCATCAAATAGCTGTTTCAAGTTTCTGATTAGGCATATTTTTATCTGTCTAATCTCGACCGTCTATGTTTTACATCTCGTTAATCCAATGGTTAGTGTGATCCGATTATGGTGTTTCTTATGGTGACACTTGCCAAATGTGGGAAGAAATGATCAATCGTCCAGTTTTATGAATGGGCCACCGGGAGTCCAAATAAAATAGTTGTACCGTGAGATATGATACAATTATTATTCGAGTACCTTTCGATTATATTTCTTTCAGCAGCTTGGTTTGCAGTGACAGGAAAGGGGTCGGCAgcttcggtggggcccaccgtatgtttatgtaaaatctggGGATACAGATCCTCTGCTTGCCAGAAGGGGCGCAGATTAGggactacccccgcctgttcggagctcgggacaggcgtaGGTgccgagggccactgaggggtcaccttgatatatggattttatccccacggtctatccatttttttcatatcattttagaatactggaCCAAAAATagggcatatctaaatctcaattggaccacacaatagggattaaatatctactgttgaaaaattcttatggagcacagaagttttggatcaagatgatatttgttttttcactttatctagGTATATATGgtcatatcaacaggttggatggaaaggtcggttctacggttcggatcggttctacaagaccctaaaccggaaccgatccgtaatcaacggttttcaaattttgggaatcggaaccggaccgttagcaccctggaaccggaccaaaccggaccgatccaacggttccggtccagttacacggttccaacggttaaatgtgcacccctaggcaGGGGTAGTACCTATCCCGCGCCCTACCAGAAGCAGGAAACCCCAACTAATTGTaatctaattggaccacatcatcataAAAAGTGGTGGTAGCCATGACATGGACCAATCACTGTAAGGAAAGTAAGATTTTTCTGCTTGTGGCCAATAGAGCATTTGGATTCAAAATCCACGTGGACCACTAGGTGTGTTACGCCCAGTGAGGCCCAGGTCTCGAAACTCAATGTTATTGGAAACAGTGCACATGATAATTTTCACTTCCAAATTGTTTCTCTTGATGTTGCCTACCTTCATCACTaactaatctgatttttggatctatGGGAATGTATTTTATATAATAATTATGGTGGGTTCTATAAAATTTAAGGGTAAAAGGCTCTCTCTGAACTATTTCTTTAGCATGGTACCTAAATTAGAGATCAGTCTACTTTATAGGTGCTGGATCGAACACATTGTTAAGCACCTAATAAACATAATAGATTTCACACACCCCGATCCATAACTCgagtcatacatcaaggtgggccccacagtgaggtCCATATCCAGCCCTCTTGATTTTCATGAGCATCCCATTATGGGATCAGATTAAGTGAGCTAGAGGCATCACTCAAGAAGATATGGACCTTATAGTGGGGCTcaccctttatatatatattttatatccacatagtccatacactttttccatatcatttgaaTGCATGAAATGAAAAGGTCCAAATAAGGTAGATCATTCtcaaggaaatagtagtgattaagtgccccaccgttaaaaatttcttaggcaCATGTTAATTTTATCTTAGTGTTTGTtcgacatccaatatgttaataaggtcCGTGAGCTTTGATGAAGGGgggaaaatatcagcttgatccaaaactcttgtagcctattaataatcaatcaccattatttcctatcgTATGGTCCACCTCATAATTAGATCAGCTTTTTTTCCAAAGCAAAatgggacagcatggatatagaatacatacatcaaggtgggccctacaataagggctgcaccgtcttgggcgTTTGGGTATAAGGTAATCCGatgccccatgatgtatgtatgcatccgtgattcaagtgggcctcaccaagtgaaCAAGTTTAAAGGGTGAGTGGTGCGCTATACATTGTTTTCAATAGTATGCTCCACATGAACTGTGGAGTTGAGTTTTAGGCCCTGGGCCTAGCATAAGGTAATGCACCTAGTGATCAGGTAGACCACTTACAGAAAgattagggtggggcccactagagccATTGCTCCATTGCTTGCAACTGACTGGACTGCATTAATAAATTCAACTGAAGGCACTCTTAATGATAATTACTTAGATTATACATGTATTATAGTCATTGGTTTGTTACACCATTCTTCCACATGATTAGGATGGTATAATCTACCTATGATCCATCATGGAACTAGACGATAAATCAATGGTTATGAACTTGATTGAATGTACCATGCCCCAagacttttagggcctgtttgggagcgtggatttggaaccccctggattcgaaaCCCCCGGGATTGGAAACCTCCTAAATTTGCAAACCTCCTGGTATGTTTGGCACCCACAAGAGTGAAtaactttaatctaaaagtacctatccatggtatatttacaggggtttgaatttaattactaaatcaactttaatatctataattagtgagatatgtaattttagacacaatggttgtgataagcctatTGAAGTacatgctttgcccgaaaatgatgaaattccaacttTCGGATGGGCCacgagcacaagatcatgtctgagtgactaaccaacgatttttaatcattgatttacatggacaatgtttggacagtgctgatttacatggacaatgtttggatggttctgatcatcattagtgggccatgtgcccaatagaatgatagtgtatagtgacacacatgttacacgtgcaactattgaaatgattctaagtgtaatccaagctctcacggtGGATTACAAACCCTCCTCTAAGAGGGGATTGGTAACCCTCTGGATTTCACTAGTTATTTTAGGcggccaaacaaccaggggatttgaaaccccctcaaatctcctccaatccacggtgccaaacaaccccttactTGTTAAACGAACTAGTACAGACAATGTAATtggtttctctttctcttctcatgTAGCTAGCGAAAAGTATACGCTGTAAAAAGACTGCAACAAAGCTCTATGACCCATTGTGATGGGTAGCATAACATCCATAAAAAATAGGGCGCCACCAAATGATCGGCCAGCATAAAAATAGGGCACGTGTAAATGAACCTTTTTGTCAATGTATGTGAGCCCCTGTTGTGTCCATTTGCGTGTCATAGATTAAATGGTTAGGATGTCACAAGAACTGTGAttttgggttatggcccatttatTTTTTTGAACGAACAGTCTAGATCTGattcatgtatgccacgtgtgctgCAGTAATGACATTCAAGAACAAAACATATTAGGTGTACTTGAGAGAGGATTCGCTTTTAGTATACAACCCACACGTGCGAACAATATATCACAGCTGTATATAATCTGAGCCGCTAATCAGGTCTCCCAAAATAAATGTGAATGGACGTTCAAGAGAATTTGACTGAGATACAACATCAATGTACGGATGTGGTGCATCTGATGATCAAACTAGCCTTTTTTTGGCGCAAAGGAATCTACCTAGCCATCGAGTAAGCACATTGGATCTTGCACGTATGTATATATTACCAAgtattaaatatcgatgatatcgtgtAATATATCCCATGACATATCTTGTATTCTACATGTGCAAtacaaaacgcacaagtagtgcgatatatcccacatgtttgatcagTTGAGCACTTtcgattttcaatttttgatctttttttttcttctataaatCATATTAAATCGATGTCAAATTATTATAATTTGCATAAAAAATTATAGATTGGGagattcaatttcaagatttagaGGAGATGAGCCGAGTTAtgaaaaagtttttttaaaaaaataaattaaaactttccaatttcttacaaattggttgcaatcttttatgttcaaatataaaattaaacatgtatataacttaatctagtgattcttcttttacttttgatagtattacttgtgtttccacacgtcttcgtacctttataaaatatatgaatagactttgaatatgctTGCATCAATTCATTTAGACAACGTATACATTAGAactccatacaaagaaaacctattatgttcaCTCGTGTTTTATAAtatttgatttataagtgtattgatgccttttttaacgatcactaaagtttcattaaaaaattcaattaATTTTCCAATGTTTCTCCATGTTTCTAACAATAGtaatacattacgtgatacaactgaTAGATCACATGCAATAattgatatgtatccatatcccaagaatgGGATGCGTAACACAATACCAATATTTTAAACACGGCATATTACCACGTATGAAAGGTTAGTCCGAGTAACGCCCGCTGCTCAGCCTTGATAATATCAACTCCTCACCTCAAGAACCCATTATCGGTGGGGCCACAGTTCCAATATCAACCATCCAATTCACACAGAAATTTAAGGGGTTGTTTGATTTTCCGAATTCAGTGTAAATGCCTCATAAATAgctaattattacaattttcacCTGATTGAAATGACGGTAGTATTTTTGCTTTGAAAAATGGTTCAAAATGACAcacaaatttgtgggccccattatcatgtatatgacatatccatgtcatccattatTTCACCAAACCATTTTGACCAACTATCTGAAGAACGAGGCAAATCTAACATTCAAGTTGCCCACACTAAAGTAAACAGTGgacgtaagaagtttttaacggcaaGTGTTCGAATCCATTTTTActatgacgtggtccacttgaactttgaatctatctcattttttggctcatgccctaaattcattaggcatgatggatgaacggtgtggataatctacatacatcatgataagccccacatatatttggcaGCATCCTTAGGTTCGGCGTTAGAAAAAGTAAGTAAAATCAAACACAGGAAATGGCGCGATAATTACATGGGAAATAATTAAATTACTGCCCGTTCCCATGCATTTACCCTTACTTTAGAAGAAAAAACCAAAATAATATGCATACATGGCTATCTAAGTCATAAATCATAAATTCCATTAATCAGCAATGGGTCCAATGACTACAATTTTTTAGTTAGGTGGTCCACCGATGAGCTGTAGGAAGCAGAGTCAGATGAGCTGAAGGAAGCAGAGTCAGTAGATCGTTGAGACcgacctaggtggggcccaccgtgatgcatttatcTTATATCCAggcctagctcattttagggcatcatcctaggagcccaaaaatgaagcaaatccaaatctcaggtggaccacaccattcaagacaatggtaattgaacggccaccgttaaaagcttatgagggccacgaaagttttgaataaaactgatatttgtggtttcccttcatccggtatatgtgaacttatcaacaggttggatgaccgtTGACCAtgggaggtttttaacggtggttatTCAatgaccactctttcctgtggtgtggtccaccttagatttaaatCTGCCTTAACAtggtctggaaaaatgaatggacggaatggatataaaaaagaaaaatacatcatggggGTCCCACAGTCACGGATCCACTGACGACGGTGGTTCGCGGATCCACCGATTCCGTGTCCGTGAAAATCAAAAGGTCGACATGCGGTGTACATTCTCTGACCTCATTCGGGTGGAAATTCCTTTGACGGCTCCACCTAAGATCATGATAGACCAATGGATAGGAGTGATCGACCCTGAATTACAGATGATCCAACAATCGCCCCGatcggaagatctgatccgtccaattAAGACCTGCAAAACAAACGGTACTCCTATGTTTGCTGTCACCGTCCAATTAATCAGATGGCTTTGATGACCGGATGAAAGTAATTTTCAAGTGGTCCCCACCCATCCAACCGTCGTGAACGATCAcgtatgggccccacatgggcacGGAAAGGAATCAACTGCACACAATCCACCCCACACTACCAGACCCAAAAGAACAGAAGAACAGCAGCGAGACTTTTCCAAGTAGGCGTAAGATAGCAAAAGTGCGCCGCCGACCGCGAGTGGAGTTCTACGCCATCCTCCTTTGACTCCGTTCCCGTGTCATTGACTTGCACTTCCCCTTCGAGCCTCATCGTACGGTGGTCAGTCTTCCACGTCATCACCTTATACCTCACCCGCGTCTCCAAATCCACCCAGAAAACCACCTTCGTCCCATTCGAAACCGCCTGAGAAACCTCTTCCCAAAATGCCCTTCTCTCGACCTGCAAAGCCACTTTCTTTTTCGCCGTCTTTTTATGCCCCTGGTAAAAGGAATCCACTGTCACGTTCCCCATGAAAGAATGGTTCTTTCCGCAATAAAACGTAACATTGAGGGCATCGTAGTAAATTCCAGCGTCCTTGTTCTTGTTATTGATCTCGAGGATGAAAAGTATGGTGGTATTCCGGGGTGGTTTTCCGGCTGTAGCGTTGGATACGGAGGCGGTTTTGTTGAGGGCAGGGACGTAAAAATCGACAATTTTGAGGGTAGGTTTGGAGGAATGGAGACTGATCCACAAGAAGATACCGGTAAGGCCGAGAGTAATGAGGAGACCGACGCCACACCGGCAGCATCTCCGACCTAAGGACATTTTGGGAAGAAACCGGGTTATTTTTTTGAGAGATGGTTGGATGgagatcttatatatatatacgtagGAATGGAGAAATATTAGGGGTGGGGAAATGCAATTTCCTTGTAGTTTACACGAGGGAGATGAAAGCGTGTCGAAAGAAAATGACGTTTCTGCCCCCTCTTGCCAGCTGTACACGAAACGAGATAGCTTGGTTAACTCACTCGGCTCGACCTGTAAAAGCTGAGCCGAGTTGACCTAATTTTGTTGAGCTCAGAAAAAATTTAAACCGAGTCCGTGCGAGGTTGAACTTGACTCCGTCGGGATTGATTATACTTGAAtcgaggtgtgtgtgtgtgtataaaacctAAATTTGAACTGAGCTTGGAAGATCAAGCTCAACATGAACTTAGTTGAAGCTGCTGACCTGGCTGAGCCGAGTTGCCCAATCAGGCTGGAGGATTGAGCCAAGCCATGCTAAGTTCGAGCTCGGGCATCCCGCTGgccaaggtgggccaagctcaacACGGTTAAACTCGTGTGCAACTTAACACTGTCAATCAAAGGATGATAAGCTCAAGTGcaatacatatatacacatattacatataagtttaactaAAATAAAACCTCAATTAAAAATTTATAGCTTTTACATCCAACGGTAATAACACATAAGGTTAAATTGCGGTTGagattttacttttgttgatgtTTTTGGCTAAAGAAAGAGGTTGGTGAAACTCTGGTAGACTAAGGGTATGATTCATCTTGGAATTTATTCAATGGTCAGGTACTTCGGCTACCTTCTTCTAAGAGACAAATTTCTGTATTGACTGGTAGTAGATGAGTTTCATTTCACATTTCTTTGTTTGCacatatttttttttactattattattattattattattttatttggaaCTGTATGTGGATTTTCCTGAGATTAGTGTAatgattttttcattttaataaATTCTATGTATTGCTGTCCATGTTTCGTAAGAAGAAGAAAAGTCCATAGGAGATTAAACAATGCATTAATCTCTCTAGAAACTTCCTTTTCATGCACTTGGGATATAAATTCATTCTTTCTTCGTTGAAATTTCCTAGTCTTCCTTTAAACAGAAAACGTAGCGTCAATGAAAAACTGATTTCTTTTTGAAATAGTGGGACTATGGTCGGTGGCTTGATACATTGGATGTAAGAGTAATGATATTATTAAGCTCATTTCTCATGCGTGGCATGCACAACCCATTGAAAAAGGTTGGAAACAAGTTAGAAATGTCATTTTTGTACTGAAAGTAAGATGATCAGCccctaaaatattttaaaaattacaCTAATGTGAGATCCTATATGTCCAATTGGTGGATATATATGATGTAcaattaaaatgaaataaaaggtCCAATTTTGAAAATGTCATTTGTACTAAAATTAGGAAGATCTTAACACTAATGTGAGATGTTAAATGTCCGATTGGTGAATATGATGGACAATTAAAATGAACTAAAAAGTTCAAATTAAAAAACATGTCTGTTTGTCGATGATTCAGGTCACCGATTCAATACAATTTTGGGCCTATGGATCAGTATGTGAAGTGGCATCTATGGGTATTGTTAGAAAACAAGAAAACATTCTAACATCAGCCAACCATTTCTATATATAATCAAACATAGTTGAGTGAATTGGGCTGGTTTCAATGCCAATAGGGGCACAATGTGTGTGTAGATTATGTGGGCAAAAGGTTTAGGCTGCCCTCAtgattacgtgggccccacatgaagacAACACTGGCCACAAATTTCAATTTAAACCATTTAAATGGTGGAAACCACCATAGATAGCTTACCTTCTGAAAACGATAATTATCAAatgatcctagcctttgattAGTGGTTGTCTGTTTGTCAAATTCTGACACAGTTgattatttttcatctaaacCGTTAATCAAGTGTCCACAGATCAACTATTCAGAAATTAaaataagtattttattttaGAGATATGAAAATTGAGATCCACAATTTTGGATGTTTAATCTATGATTCATGTGCGGCACGCATGCAACTTTTATGCCGAAGTGAATGGACTATGCTTTGTTACACCTTCAATCATGGATAGACAATAGGTTAAGAACCATAATGATTTCATAATTTTTACTAATTAATAGCTTTCTCACAATGGATGGTAAAAACTATGTTATCAATGGCTGACATTTGTTTAGGAAAACTGAAGAAATTATCTATTTTAATGGTCCAATCAACATTTTCTTCTAAACCGTGGGCCATCCATAATAGGATTGAAATGAATGACATTATTGATTTGGAGtgcggattaagtgagaccccgcgctcacccaagatggtgcggcccttaccacgAGGTTACCATGGGgcacactttgatgtgtgtattatgtatccatgctgcccagccgcgtttttctttttttttttcatatcattttagggacaTTATCTTTAAAATGATGtggatccaattattaggtggactatATCATGAGAAattgtggtgattgaccattaatgggtcagaaaagtttcggatcaagctgatatttgtttttccatgttgtccatccatttttcagattgttttatagtattattccaaaaatgaagcagatccatttaTCAGATggatcataccataagaaacaatggtgattgactgtcCTACCATAAATAACTTCTCACGGCATACCTTCATGTTTCCAtcatgcttatttgccatccaatctgttgataaggtcacataagtgGTAAGCCTGGCatcgatgaaggaaaaaacaattatcagcttcattcaaaactgttgTAGCCCAGTAAcggttaatcaccactatttcttttggtacatacagtccacttgataattggatttgcttcatttttaaaataatgccttaaaatgatttagaaaaatagatcaacagtgtggatgcataatgcatacatcaaggtggttccaacagtaccccatggtaagggctgaaTTGTCTTAGGTGAGGCGGAGGTCTCACTTTATCCCATCTCAAAATCACTTACAAGCTTTTACCTTCTAGTGTGGTCCATATATGATGCTGATGCATGTATTCATTGGCACGGGATGGAATGTTTTCAACAATCTGGATGAAATTCAAATCCTTTCTTTAGCATAAATGGGTCAAACAACACTGGTTGAGGCATCCAACTCAACGGAAGATAAATAGAATATTGTCATGGTTTactgtttgtacaagtggggcccatggttcagttggTACAAATGGCCCCCATAAATCTCCTCACTGGAGCAATCCTGACCTTTCATTGGCCTTCAAATAGACAGCTGACAACAGAAATCCAACAACCGCCCAAATTCAATTGAAAAAGTCCCACCAGTGAGTTATTGTCTGGCTGTAATGCATTTataatatccaatccatccaataaaTTAGCACCATGATGAAGTATAAAACTTAGGTCAATCcactcataaggtgggcctcacctgtaCTTTGGATCAAATTGGTAATTGTCCaaactatgtgtggcccacctgatgaatgcaatggcctgatttttgcaacAGGTgagggtttgttttttttttttttgggccaacGTTTTGGACGGGTTGCAACGTTGTGTGCACAGGACACATTGATTAGAATCTCCTAGTGTAGGAGACTTTGGAGATATGGTCAATCGAAGGTGGGGCACAacagatggtctagatcactaaaATATAAGCTCTACTTCTATCCCGATCTCAAAAGCTTTACTATCTAGATTCTATGGAATCAATACCGTTGATCCGTGGCCCCAAATAGACAAGTGAATTCCCATCGTTTCCAACAATGATAGCATAGTGGACCACCAAATTGTTGGATTTCCAAGATCAAATCTTAGGTTTCTCATGCTTCATGGCCAAACAAATAAACGGACTAGATGTCTCTTTAGTAGAATGATATGATCAGCGATCCACGGGTAGttacccaaaaaaaagaaaaagaaaaaaaagaaagataatgtACAGTATCCTTGGGTTGCGAAGGTAGGTCCATTgttcagtgatctagaccgttaatCTGATTCTGCAATCAATGGACCATGCCCCCAAAATCTCCCggattggacaatcctagcccATGAGTTACTGACAGTTGAATAAGGGAATTagatcaatggtccacatttaaatGATAAAAATTCAATACGTGAGTTTTCAGGACATAATCTATCCATGTGGTCCATGAACCATGGTGTACTTGTACTAACAAAGGCGTGCATACTTTCAAAGTCAAGGATAGGAGTGCAAGTTGGCTGAGTTGGGTTGGGATGAAGGAAGTGTCGAAGCTGACCCATTCAATAACCGTGTCCAAGAAACCCAGGCCTGATCCATTAGCATATGAATCAGGTATGGGTCTGAGTCCAAGTCCAAATTAGTTGGGTCAGGTTCAGACCAACAGTTTCCACGCATGTTAATCAATGTCAggatgatttaatttttaatttgtaaGTTCTCACCTATGACTGCTTAAAAATGCAACTAGTTGGAGTGTGGGGACCACCTCCTTATGTATGTCATTCAACGGTCTAACATGGTTGGCTCATTATGTCTAAAATCCATACTAAcatagaaatcggattgcgtactgagttactcagtaccagtatgctcttatcgtactgagtaaactcagttgtgcccaccgcgaatgcatgtggcttatccaaaccgtccattcatttttccagatcattttatgggttcaaaccaaaattgatgcatatacaaaccacaagtggatcatgccaccggaaaaagtggaagtattgatttcaaccgttgaaaactttctaaggccccagtgatgtttatttgtcatccaacctgttcataatatcagaaagacatggatgaagggaaaacacaaatatcagcttgatctaaagcttccgGTGTCCCCAAGATTATTTCAACgacagatgttcaattcacagtgTTTCCGATGGTCTGGTCCAT
This region of Magnolia sinica isolate HGM2019 chromosome 1, MsV1, whole genome shotgun sequence genomic DNA includes:
- the LOC131257128 gene encoding protein NDR1-like, with the protein product MSLGRRCCRCGVGLLITLGLTGIFLWISLHSSKPTLKIVDFYVPALNKTASVSNATAGKPPRNTTILFILEINNKNKDAGIYYDALNVTFYCGKNHSFMGNVTVDSFYQGHKKTAKKKVALQVERRAFWEEVSQAVSNGTKVVFWVDLETRVRYKVMTWKTDHRTMRLEGEVQVNDTGTESKEDGVELHSRSAAHFCYLTPTWKSLAAVLLFFWVW